Proteins encoded together in one candidate division KSB1 bacterium window:
- a CDS encoding four helix bundle protein: MEVYNLALKEAARIFKITKEFPKEERYSLTDQIRRSSRAVNALVAGSLGAT, encoded by the coding sequence CTTGCTTTAAAAGAGGCTGCAAGAATATTTAAAATTACAAAAGAATTTCCAAAGGAAGAGAGATACTCATTGACAGATCAGATTCGAAGATCCTCTCGAGCTGTAAATGCATTGGTTGCGGGAAGCCTGGGCGCGACGTAG